One Ostrea edulis chromosome 2, xbOstEdul1.1, whole genome shotgun sequence genomic region harbors:
- the LOC130051485 gene encoding toll-like receptor 2 type-2, with the protein MAHFWRLSCYFFVVIWVYSASIVISLPIDSDSTLLNTTEQNSGLLPRGWDEFCTLKKESGDKLKHYYCDIKKSDSGKWDFLELRDHINKKPVKYKFDIRCEPPANISVPWPLKARNLRHLKIETCELEHYLREYTQQSFINIPDELEYLHVVNSVVIIDIMDVLSIAMNISKLDKDFNCGHEETLRHFTFRNVSFAFGKSIENFLTSMFNNDTDSMSNEIINTGSEMVPKSRLISHKCIYQYLEYVDLSISNQTSKFHTELSTENSVFPALRVLNLSDTGRLSFAEAHRKWFRYYPKLEVMDLSYNFFTELEFDTAADVWDVPMLTMNISHNNISEFKVDKLEELVEMKKLFIDFSHNPLNCSCTEEARQLITYVNDPSKWLLPKYRRYNFMKDLECMYPKSIRGKRLADLKVEDLNCKLERLEKIAVEAVVFLSLLSVVLIIVIIILLKFRREIRILTYTRFNIVLPCQPIETFENKKFDAFVSYSNHDQDWVTSVFEDAASNNPLGNFKFCLHHKDFMPGKTIFDNVIDCVEASRHTVIVLSKHFLNSHYCMYEFHEAFQQSIYERKRHLLVIMMEDIPTNDLPNDLKRCLKTFTYIRKDDNIFIDRLVYALSYKGQKAMVTDSRCRSAAYSNQTSCETDITETGSDGNSSPISIMDRHNIFPDLINEKDIVSVKNEKNNFL; encoded by the coding sequence ATGGCGCACTTCTGGAGGCTCTCGTGTTATTTTTTCGTTGTCATATGGGTTTATTCAGCATCAATTGTGATATCGTTACCGATTGATAGTGATTCTACTTTATTAAACACTACTGAACAAAACAGCGGGCTTCTACCTCGTGGATGGGATGAATTTTGCACTCTGAAGAAGGAGAGTGGTGACAAACTTAAACACTACtattgtgatataaaaaaatcagaCTCTGGAAAATGGGATTTTCTGGAATTGAGAGATCACATCAACAAAAAACCAGTTAAGTATAAATTTGATATCCGTTGTGAACCTCCGGCAAATATTTCTGTTCCATGGCCGTTGAAAGCGAGGAATCTCAGACATCTAAAAATTGAAACCTGCGAATTGGAACATTATCTACGTGAATATACCCAACAGTCTTTTATAAACATTCCGGATGAACTCGAGTATCTTCATGTTGTCAATAGTGTTGTGATTATTGATATAATGGATGTGTTAAGTATTGCCATGAATATTTCGAAACTTGATAAAGATTTTAACTGTGGACACGAAGAAACATTACGACATTTTACATTCAGAAATGTTAGTTTTGCTTTCGGTAAGTCCATAGAAAATTTTTTGACAAGTATGTTTAACAACGATACTGATTCTATGTCAAATGAAATCATAAACACGGGATCTGAAATGGTACCAAAATCTCGCCTAATCAgtcataaatgtatatatcaatatcttgaatATGTGGACCTCAGCATcagcaatcaaacttcaaaattTCACACAGAGCTGTCCACTGAAAATTCGGTGTTTCCCGCTTTAAGAGTCCTCAATTTATCCGATACTGGACGTCTTAGCTTTGCAGAGGCTCATAGAAAATGGTTTCGTTATTATCCAAAACTAGAGGTGATGGACTTATCATACAACTTCTTCACAGAGCTAGAATTTGACACAGCAGCTGATGTGTGGGATGTTCCCATGTTGACAATGAACATCTCCCACAACAACATCTCTGAATTCAAGGTTGACAAACTAGAAGAACTTGTAGAAATGAAAAAGCTTTTCATTGATTTTAGTCACAATCCCCTGAATTGTTCTTGTACAGAAGAGGCTAGACAACTCATTACTTATGTTAACGATCCATCGAAATGGCTTTTACCAAAGTACCGAAGATACAATTTTATGAAGGACTTGGAGTGCATGTACCCTAAAAGTATTCGTGGAAAACGACTAGCAGATCTAAAAGTGGAGGATCTAAACTGCAAACTTGAGCGTCTTGAAAAAATAGCAGTTGAGGCTGTTGTGTTTCTGAGCTTGCTCTCGGTTGTGCTCATCATTGTCATCATAATCTTGCTAAAATTCAGAAGAGAAATCAGAATATTAACTTATACAAGATTTAACATCGTTTTACCATGTCAACCTATTGAAACATTcgaaaataagaaatttgacGCTTTTGTTTCCTATAGTAACCATGACCAAGACTGGGTCACCAGTGTGTTTGAGGATGCTGCTTCAAATAACCCTCTTGGCAACTTTAAGTTCTGTTTACATCACAAAGACTTCATGCCAGGAAAAACAATTTTTGACAATGTGATAGACTGCGTGGAAGCCAGTCGACATACTGTAATTGTTCTCTCAAAGCATTTTTTGAACAGTCACTATTGCATGTACGAATTTCATGAGGCATTTCAACAAAGCATTTACGAGAGAAAACGGCATTTGTTGGTTATCATGATGGAAGATATTCCTACTAATGATCTTCCTAATGATTTAAAACGCTGTCTGAAGACATTTACGTATATTCGGAAAGATGATAACATATTTATAGATAGACTGGTATACGCCTTGTCCTACAAAGGCCAAAAAGCCATGGTCACTGATAGCCGGTGTCGAAGTGCCGCCTACTCAAACCAAACGTCTTGTGAGACGGACATAACAGAAACTGGTAGTGATGGAAACTCGAGCCCGATATCAATCATGGATCGACATAACATATTCCCAGACCTAATCAACGAAAAGGACATCGTTAGTGttaaaaatgagaaaaataacTTTCTATGA